A region of the Stieleria neptunia genome:
GCCCGAGGGGCAATTCGTGGTCGCAACGCACAGCCGCGTCGATTCGCCGCCGGTTCATGAATTGCGTCGTGCCGACGACGGAACCTTGGTGATGGAACTGGTGCGTGCCGAGCGGGTCGGCAAGGACCCGCCAAACTGGTCCGTGCCAAAAATTTTCCACGCGGCAGGCCGTGACGGTGAGACTGCAATTTGGGGAAATCTGTATTTTCCGGCGGACTTTGACCCGAGCTTGACAGACCACTACCCGGTGATCGAAGCGATCTACGCCGGGCCGCATGATTCGCATGTCCCCAAGCGTTACTCGCATTCGGCGCGCTACACCGAGTTGACGGAGCGGGGATTTGTGGTCGTGCAGATCGATGGGATGGGGACGGCGAACCGTTCCAAGAAGTTTCACGACATGTGCTGGCACCATTTGAAAGACGCCGGATTCCCTGATCGGATCGCCTGGATGAAGGCTGCTGCAAAAGAATTTCCCGCGATCGACTTGTCACGTGTCGGGATCTTTGGGACGTCCGCTGGCGGCCAGAACGCTTGCGGTGCGTTGCTGTTTCACGGCGACTTCTACAAGGCCGCCTATGCCTCTTGTGGCTGCCATGACAACCGCATGGACAAGGCTTCGTGGAACGAACAATGGATGGGCTATCCGGTGGGGGAACACTATGCCGCCAACAGCAATCTGGAACATGCCGAACGCTTGCGTGGGGATTTGTTCCTGGTCGTCGGCGAACTGGACAGCAACGTGCCTCCCGAGTCGACGTATCGGCTGGTCGATGCGTTGGTCAAAGCGGATAAGGATTTTGATTTTTTGATGATCCCTGGAATGGGGCACAGCGACGGGGGCAGCTACGGGCGTCGGCGAATGCGGGCGTTTTTCGTGGAGAAGCTGAAACCGGGGAGTGATCAACAAGTGGCTGGAGGCGGGCGGGCCGATTGATCGCCGCACCGAATTGTGCTAGATGCGAGCCGAGATTTCCGTTAAACGCAACAAGATTCAAGTTTGACGTTTCGGCGGTCGATCCTAACGGGGAAACCCTGAACACCGAAGCTCCTCCCTCCATTCCTGTGCGATGCGTTGGAATCTTGCTAATCGCACACTTTTCCATGACCGCGGCAAGTTGCCTGTCGGATGTGGCGTTTTGATCTGTGCGCTTCGCTTGTTCGTCGCCGGCCCGTCTTGCCTGCGCGTCCGACGTATTGATCCCCCTACGGGATTGCAGACATGACCATCATCAACGCCGACACGACCGCCAGCACGCCAACCGACGTTCCAGTCGGTGTACGGCAGGGCTATGGACTGGGTCCCGAGCAGTCGGCGTCTGCGTCGACCCCTCATGCGTTGGAGGCCAAGGGGATTGCGAAATCTTACGTGATCGGTGGCCAGTCACGCCCGGTGCTTGACGGCATCGACTTTCACGTCGATCCAGGGGAATGCGTGTTTTTGGCGGGGCCGTCGGGAAGTGGCAAGACCACGCTGCTGTCGATCCTGGGGCTGCTGCTGACATCGGATTCCGGTCAGCTTTTGCTGAAAGACCGCCGCGTCGACGGTTTGACGGAAGTCGAACGCACCATGGTTCGGCGTGAACGGATCGGATTCGTCTTTCAACGGTTCCAACTGATCAACGGATTGACGGCCGAAGACAACGTGTCGATTCCGCTGACGATGGACGGAATGCCGCTGCGCGACGCCCGTGATCGCGCCGCCGAATTGCTCTGCCGGATGGGGCTTGAGGATCACCGGAAAGCGCTGCCGACGTCGATGAGCCCCGGTCAGTGCCAACGCGTTGCGCTGGCACGTGCCGTCATTGGGCAACCCGAATTGATTCTGGCCGACGAGCCGACGGCGGCACTGGATGGCAAGTCGGGAAAGGCCGTCATGGAACTGTTGAACGAATTGACGAAAGAATACGCCAGCTCGACCGTCGTGGTGACGCACGATCCGCGGATCTATGAGTATGCCGATCGGATCTGCGAAATGGAAAACGGGAGATTCAAATGAGACAGCTGTTTCTCGCTGGAGCATTCGCGGCGCTCGGGACCGGTCTGTTGATCATCGCCGATCAGCACCAGCAATCAAATTCCCGCCCTGCATCGCTGCCCGAACTCTCGCCACCGGTGGTGACGAAGACGTCGGTTCATGCCGCCGGACGAATCGAAGGGGCGACCGAAAACATTCTGATTCGACCCCACTTTCCCGGTCGCATCGAATCGGTCCTGGTGTCACGGGGGACCCGCGTCGACAAGGGCCAGGTGCTGTTCCGATTCGAATCCAATCGCTATGAAGCGCAAGCGGGCTTGGCATCGGCGCGGTTGTCCGCGGCGCACGCCAAACGGATGCGGTTGATCGCCGGCGCCCGTGAGAGCGAGATCGAAGCGGCGAAGCAGGAAACCGTTGCGGCGGAGGCGCGATATGAAAGTTCGCGGACTCGATTCGATCGGGCCAGTAAACTGTTCTCCCGAAACGCACTCAGCTCGCAATCGCTGGAAGACTATCGCGCCGAACACGATGCGAACCTGGCGTTGATGTTGGCCGCTCGCGAACGTTACCGGACGATCAAAGCCGATCCTCGCGTGGCCGACTTGATGGCTGCCGATGCCGAAATCGCTTCGGCGGAGGCTCAATTGGAGATGGCCGAAATCGATCTGCAGCGTTGTTCGATCCTGGCACCCTGCCCGGCGATTGTGTTGGCCGTGGACATCAATCCCGGCGAGTGGATCAGCCCCGAAATGCCTGAACCAGCCTTGGAATTGTCCAACACCGAACGCTTGCGCGTTGTGGCGGACGTGGACGAGCGGGACGCGTTGATGGTGAATCTGGGACAGGCCTGTGAAGTCACGGCCGATGCAATGCCCGGACAGTTTTTCTCCGGGGTCGTCGTCGAGATCGAACCGAGAATGGAACCGAAAAAGATCTACGGCGGTTGGGCGGGCGAACGCAACGAAACCCACACGCGACGCGTTTGGATCGATTTGAAGACCGACGTGCCCCTGCCGATCGGGCTGCCGGTCGAAGTCATGATCTCCGCCGCCTCGGCGATGTCCCCGCGGTAGTGCAGCGTCTATCGGTAGATGTCATGCGAGAGAGCCATGGACCGTCTGGCAATCGGCTTCCCTGGATCGATCGAACAGACGATCTCCGATACCACAGCAATGGATCACACCCACGGATGGCAGCGCGAACCCACGGATCCCAGGCTGCTTTTCATCCGTGGGTTCGCTCTGCCATCGGTGGGTTCATTTAAATCGGGCACTCGGGGCTGTCTTCAGGCTGACGCTTCCAACGTCGCACTACAACCCGCCGGTTTGACTCCGCGATCCAATCAGACGGATGACCGGCGCATGACGTTTACCGCTAGACGGTCCACTAGGTCGCGCTTCATAAACACCGTGAAAGACCGGAGGGCTCGCGCCCTGCCGCTAACAACTGACACGCCGTGGGGGGGGCGCGCCTACGGCGCGGCCGGCAGGTCGGGCTCTTGGAACCCGAAATAGATCGCCCCGTCCTGGCGATAATTCGTCGGCGTCAGGCGGTGATAGGTTTGCGACCTCGGACGCACCGAGGACCAGCGAACCGACCATCTCGGTCGGCGTTCATCGATCCATGGCAGCGACTGAGCCGCCAATTCTTCCATCATGTAAACCGACGTGTTGCCGGCCAGATCGGAGACGGACAGCAGCGGGTCGCTCAGCGTCGGGGCGCCGACGTAGGCGTTGTCTTCGCCGCGAAGCTTCAAGTAAGGACGCTCGGTCGCAAGCGTTTCCACGCCGATGATCTCCACATGCGGTTGGCCATCTTCGACCAAGAAAACGCACTGGTTGGCTTCGCGTTCAATCGGAACCGGGAAAATTCCATCGGGGCCGAGCCGCATCCGGAGCAGTCCGCGGGGGATCTCCGCCGTGACGTTGGAAAGCGACAACTGGATCGGGCTGGCGATCGGCGTCGGACGTCGACGCGCACCCGACGTGTCAATCATGCGGCCACTAATCGCCAGCAATCCGTTCTTCCAGACCAGCTGCAATGCGGCGGCATAGTCCATCTGGATCAGGGTGGCTTCGCCGCGAACGACGGCATTGTCTAACTGAATCGCCACCAACGGCAGCGCATCTTCGTTCGGATTGAGGATCCGGCCGGGCAGGGTTTCCGAGTCCGGCAGGGCTTTGGGATCGGTCACGATCTGGAAAAACGACACGCCATCATGGATCGCTTTGTTGACCAAGGTGAACGTGCAGTTTTGGAAACGGGACAGCCGATTGTCGTTGAGCACAAACATCGAGCCGCCATCGACTTGTTCTTGGGCAAGCTCCCAATGAAAGTCCAGGTTTCGGAATTGGGTGCGGTGGTTTCCGATGTTCAACATTTCGCTGCGGCCGATTGCCAGCGTGTCGGTGGAAACCATACGAATGATCGTCCGTCCCACCGTGGACTCGAAAACCATGTTGTCTTGGGGAATCGTCAGCGGACCGGTGACCAATTCGGCAGTGGCCAGCTCCACACGTCCGACCCCGAACCGCATGGCCAGATCCACCGCGTCGGCCAGCGTCGCGACGAGGATCGCGCCGTCGGTGTCACGATCGATCTGGTCGACTCGCATGGAAAGCGCCAACAGACTCGGCGAGACGACGCGGACGGATTGTGGGACCGGCAATTCAGCCGGCATGACGGGCCGGGTCGGCGAGACAACCGCCGCCGATCCATTCGGCTTGTTCATCCGGTTGGTCTCGGGGATTCCGGTGCCGACCGCAGATCCCGCCGCGGCCAAACCGCCGGCGGCTGACGCCGACAAGCCGGACGTCGTTGAATCGAATTCGATCTCGCCCGTTTCGTTGGGAGTCATCGCCGTGTTTTCGTCGAAAGACGCCGACGGCAGGTCGTCCTCGTTGCCCAGCGTCTCGGGCAGCGGTAAGCGCGCGCCAAAACTGGGGGGCCGCGCCGCCGCTTCGGAAACATCGTCCAGGTCCATGCCGGGTTCGACCGACGGCGAGTCGATTGTTCCCGGGCCGACTCGATCACCGGGGCCGGCCGATCCGCCGGGGAGCGACGAATCGGAACCGTTCGACATCGGATCGCTGTCGGAGAATGAACCCGAGGACGAGGGGGGAAAGCGGTCGGCTTCGGAGCCGTCGGAGATCGCGGCGCCGGAGTCCGATTCGACAACACCGGAGGGCGGCAAAGACGGTCGCGTCGCCCCCGTGCGGCTCAGCGCCGGCGGTCGGTTGATCACAAACGCATCACGGGTCGCGGTCGATTGTAATTCCAAATACCCGCCGATCATCAGAATCAACAAGGCCGCGATCATCCAAGGCAAATGCAATTGCAGCCGCTGTAAGCCTTCGTTTCCCGAAGGAAGCGTCACGACGGCGTTGGATTGAGCGCGTTTCAATTGAAAACGATACGCCAGCTCGCTGAGATCGGCCAACAGGTCACGCGCATTTTGGTACCGCGACTGTGGATCCTTGGCCATCATCCGATGCATCACCGCGATCGCTTCGTCTGGCAAATCCGCGCGCAACGCCTTCGGGTTCGGTAGCGGTGCGTTGCCGTGGCTGATCAGCTTTTGCAGCATCGTGCCGCCGGTGTAGGGCGCTTCGCCGGTCAGCATGAAGTAGAACGTACAGCCGAGAGAATAAAGGTCGCTGCGGATGTCGGCGTCGCGCGGGTCAAAGGCTTGCTCCGGCGAGATGTAGTCAAACGTGCCCAGCGTGACGCCGCTCGCCGTCATGTCTTCACTGAGGTCCAGGTTGTCGCTGCGGGCCAGCCCCATGTCGACCAGTTTGATCGAACCGTCATCGGAAACCAGGACGTTGGACGGTTTGATGTCGCGGTGTACGATGCCACGCTGTGATGCATGATCGAGTGCTTCGGCGACTTGCGAGGTGAAGACGACGGCATCATCGAGCGAGAGTACGCCGTGGTGGTCGACCAGATCGCGGACGTTGGTCCCATTGATGTATTCAAAGACGATGTAGTGCCAATCGTCGTAGTTGCCGGCATCGAAGACGCGGGCGATTCGGGGGTGATCCAACTTCGCCGCGTTTTGCGCTTCGTTGCGAAACCGCCGTTGCAACTCGGGATCGTTTCCGACGAACGGGATCACCTTGAGCGCGACGATGCGATCGAGTTGTTGATCGTGGGCGCGAAACACGGCGCCCATGCCGCCGCCCCCGATCAAGGCTTCGAGAAAATATTGGTTCAGCTGCTCGCCGACCAAAACCTTGGCGATGTCCGCCGGCGTTCGACCGCTGCCCGCGCTCTTGGGTTGCCCCGAAGCGGCGGCCTGACGGATGACCGTTTTGGCTTCTTCCAAACCCGGCGCAATGTCTTCCGCGGGCCCCACCACGGCTCCCTCGCCGTCGACTTGTTTGACCGATTTGCCTTTGGGCGACCGCCGCACCGCGAACACTCCGTCCGTGGTCGGGTCGAGTTCCAGCGGTTCGCGCGGACCGTCGGCCGACTGCCCCGGCGTTCGGTGGACGGTTGAATCGCTAGCCGTTGGTTCTTGGTTTTCCATCGCCAGACGTCAGAGGAGCACGCGCAAAAAAGACGCGTGGAACCGGCCCGCACCCAAGAAAATCCGTCATTCTGCTCGCACCGGCCTAGACCCGAATCCTACTCGTGCACGCCAAGCCGGTCAACGAATTCCGCCGCCGGAGTCTCCCACGAGGGGCCCGTGGGGCCGGATTTGCGGGTCCATCAGGTCGCTTGGCGGACGATTCGTCCCACCCGCGGGTGGCTCATGCTTCGATGCCACCTATTTTGACCCCAAGCGGGGGTTTTTGTTAGCGGTAGGGCGCGAGCCCTCCGGTCTTTTACGGTGTTTTTGAAGCGCGACCGGACGGCTCGCGGGTTGTCGATTTAGTCGGGATCTGCTGAGTCAATGGTGAGCCGCTGGCCGTAAGGCCTCGGGCAGCGTCGCAGTGCCCGGCCGCTTACGCGCCCGAGGCTCACAAAAACGACAGCCCTGCTCGCGCCGTTCCGCTAACACCTTGAGAGCGAAAGTAGATGGCATTGGGCTCACGCTTTCCGCTGGGATGGCGTCCATTCCGGATTCACCAGGTTTGGGGGACGCTCGCCGCGGCAGGCGGCCAAGCAATTCTCGATCGCCAACTCCCCCATCCGCGTGCGTGTCTCCACCGTGGCGCTGCCCAGGTGGGGAGCCAACACGACATTTTGCATCGACAACAATTCCGGCTCCACCTTCGGTTCGTGCTCATAGACGTCCAGTCCGGCTCGCGCGATCGTTCCATCGCGGAGTGCCTGGACGAGTGCCGATTCGTCAACGACAGCCCCTCGCGCGGTGTTGATCAACGTCGCCGTCGGCTTCATCCGTTTTAACTGCGGCGTCGAGATCAGATGACGAGTCTGCTCGGAGAGGGCGACATGAATGGACACAAAGTCCGACTCGCTCAACATCTCGTCCAGCTCGCGGTATTCCACCCCCAGCGTCTTCTCCTCGTCCGCCGACAGCCGGGTTCGATTCCAATACAGCACGCGCATGTCAAAGGCCAGCGCCCGCTTGGCCATCGCCTTGGCGATTCGCCCCAGACCGACCAGCCCGATCGTCCCGCCGGTCACCTCGGCGCCGAGCATTTGCAGCGGTTCCCAGCCTGCCCACTGCCCTGATCGCACCAGGCGATCGCCTTCGATCACGCGCCGAGCCGACGCCATCAACAACGCCCATGCCATGTCGGCGGTGCATTCGGTCAACACTCCCGGCGTGTTGGTGACCGCGACGTTTCGCTCCGTCGCGGCGGGAACGTCGATGTTGTTGAACCCAACGGCATAATTCGAAACGACTTTCAAGCTCGGATTGACGTCCAACAGCTCGCCGTCGATTTGAT
Encoded here:
- a CDS encoding HlyD family secretion protein; translated protein: MRQLFLAGAFAALGTGLLIIADQHQQSNSRPASLPELSPPVVTKTSVHAAGRIEGATENILIRPHFPGRIESVLVSRGTRVDKGQVLFRFESNRYEAQAGLASARLSAAHAKRMRLIAGARESEIEAAKQETVAAEARYESSRTRFDRASKLFSRNALSSQSLEDYRAEHDANLALMLAARERYRTIKADPRVADLMAADAEIASAEAQLEMAEIDLQRCSILAPCPAIVLAVDINPGEWISPEMPEPALELSNTERLRVVADVDERDALMVNLGQACEVTADAMPGQFFSGVVVEIEPRMEPKKIYGGWAGERNETHTRRVWIDLKTDVPLPIGLPVEVMISAASAMSPR
- a CDS encoding ABC transporter ATP-binding protein, with the translated sequence MTIINADTTASTPTDVPVGVRQGYGLGPEQSASASTPHALEAKGIAKSYVIGGQSRPVLDGIDFHVDPGECVFLAGPSGSGKTTLLSILGLLLTSDSGQLLLKDRRVDGLTEVERTMVRRERIGFVFQRFQLINGLTAEDNVSIPLTMDGMPLRDARDRAAELLCRMGLEDHRKALPTSMSPGQCQRVALARAVIGQPELILADEPTAALDGKSGKAVMELLNELTKEYASSTVVVTHDPRIYEYADRICEMENGRFK
- a CDS encoding 2-hydroxyacid dehydrogenase, translating into MSKPKIFVTRRLPSDSMDRLQAEAIVRHGDLDRGLTRAELMDGVRDVDGLICLLTDQIDGELLDVNPSLKVVSNYAVGFNNIDVPAATERNVAVTNTPGVLTECTADMAWALLMASARRVIEGDRLVRSGQWAGWEPLQMLGAEVTGGTIGLVGLGRIAKAMAKRALAFDMRVLYWNRTRLSADEEKTLGVEYRELDEMLSESDFVSIHVALSEQTRHLISTPQLKRMKPTATLINTARGAVVDESALVQALRDGTIARAGLDVYEHEPKVEPELLSMQNVVLAPHLGSATVETRTRMGELAIENCLAACRGERPPNLVNPEWTPSQRKA
- a CDS encoding serine/threonine-protein kinase, with amino-acid sequence MENQEPTASDSTVHRTPGQSADGPREPLELDPTTDGVFAVRRSPKGKSVKQVDGEGAVVGPAEDIAPGLEEAKTVIRQAAASGQPKSAGSGRTPADIAKVLVGEQLNQYFLEALIGGGGMGAVFRAHDQQLDRIVALKVIPFVGNDPELQRRFRNEAQNAAKLDHPRIARVFDAGNYDDWHYIVFEYINGTNVRDLVDHHGVLSLDDAVVFTSQVAEALDHASQRGIVHRDIKPSNVLVSDDGSIKLVDMGLARSDNLDLSEDMTASGVTLGTFDYISPEQAFDPRDADIRSDLYSLGCTFYFMLTGEAPYTGGTMLQKLISHGNAPLPNPKALRADLPDEAIAVMHRMMAKDPQSRYQNARDLLADLSELAYRFQLKRAQSNAVVTLPSGNEGLQRLQLHLPWMIAALLILMIGGYLELQSTATRDAFVINRPPALSRTGATRPSLPPSGVVESDSGAAISDGSEADRFPPSSSGSFSDSDPMSNGSDSSLPGGSAGPGDRVGPGTIDSPSVEPGMDLDDVSEAAARPPSFGARLPLPETLGNEDDLPSASFDENTAMTPNETGEIEFDSTTSGLSASAAGGLAAAGSAVGTGIPETNRMNKPNGSAAVVSPTRPVMPAELPVPQSVRVVSPSLLALSMRVDQIDRDTDGAILVATLADAVDLAMRFGVGRVELATAELVTGPLTIPQDNMVFESTVGRTIIRMVSTDTLAIGRSEMLNIGNHRTQFRNLDFHWELAQEQVDGGSMFVLNDNRLSRFQNCTFTLVNKAIHDGVSFFQIVTDPKALPDSETLPGRILNPNEDALPLVAIQLDNAVVRGEATLIQMDYAAALQLVWKNGLLAISGRMIDTSGARRRPTPIASPIQLSLSNVTAEIPRGLLRMRLGPDGIFPVPIEREANQCVFLVEDGQPHVEIIGVETLATERPYLKLRGEDNAYVGAPTLSDPLLSVSDLAGNTSVYMMEELAAQSLPWIDERRPRWSVRWSSVRPRSQTYHRLTPTNYRQDGAIYFGFQEPDLPAAP